In Juglans microcarpa x Juglans regia isolate MS1-56 chromosome 8D, Jm3101_v1.0, whole genome shotgun sequence, the following are encoded in one genomic region:
- the LOC121243306 gene encoding (S)-coclaurine N-methyltransferase-like — protein sequence MEGGLLQGPYDATVRLMLASLERNLLPDAVIRRLTRLLLAGRLRSEYKPFSELQLSHLLQFVHSLREMPIAIKTDEPKAQHYELPTSFFELVLGKNLKYSCCYFSDKSKTLEDAEEAMLELYCERSQLKDGHAVLDVGCGWGSLSLYIANKYRNCKVTGICNSTTQKAFIEKQCGDLQLQNLEIIVADISTFEMETSYDRIFSIEMFEHMKNYKDLLKKISKWMKQDSLLFVHHFCHKAFAYHFEDINEDDWITRYFFTGETMPSANLLLYFQDDVSVVDHWLVNGKHYAQTSEEWLKRMDKNSTSIKPIMESTYGKDSAVKWTVYWRTFFIAVAELFGYNNGEEWMVALYLFKKK from the exons ATGGAGGGTGGGCTACTGCAGGGACCATACGACGCCACAGTGCGGCTGATGCTAGCTTCATTGGAGCGCAATCTGCTACCGGACGCTGTAATCCGGAGGCTCACACGGCTGCTCTTGGCCGGCCGCCTTCGCTCCGAATACAAGCCATTTTCTGAGCTCCAACTCTCCCACCTCCTCCAATTCGTGCATT CTCTAAGAGAGATGCCCATAGCTATCAAGACTGATGAGCCAAAGGCTCAACATTATGAACTACCAACCTCCTTCTTCGAGTTGGTCCTTGGAAAGAATCTGAAATATAG TTGTTGCTACTTCTCTGACAAGTCAAAAACTCTGGAGGATGCTGAAGAAGCAATGCTGGAACTCTACTGTGAGAGGTCACAGTTAAAAGATGGTCATGCTGTTcttgatgttggatgtggctgGGGATCACTCTCTTTATACATCGCAAATAAGTATAGAAACTGCAAGGTTACAGGGATTTGTAATTCAACGACCCAGAAAGCATTTATTGAGAAGCAGTGTGG GGATCTTCAGCTGCAAAATTTGGAGATCATTGTTGCAGATATTAGCACATTTGAAATGGAAACTTCCTATGACCGAATATTTTCCATCGAGATGTTTGAG CATATGAAGAATTATAAGGATCTTCTGAAGAAGATATCCAAGTGGATGAAACAGGATAGCCTTCTCTTTGTTCACCATTTTTGCCACAAAGCATTTGCCTACCACTTTGAG GACATAAATGAAGATGACTGGATTACTAGATACTTCTTTACTGGAGAAACAATGCCTTCAGCAAATCTGCTTCTTTACTTTCAG GACGATGTGTCTGTTGTTGATCATTGGCTTGTGAATGGGAAGCACTATGCACAGACAAG TGAAGAGTGGCTTAAAAGAATGGACAAGAACTCAACTTCCATAAAGCCGATAATGGAATCAACATACGGCAAGGATTCTGCTGTCAAGTGGACTGTCTACTGGAGAACATTCTTCATTGCTGTCGCAGAACTCTTTGGGTACAATAATGGAGAAGAATGGATGGTTGCACTTTACTTAttcaaaaagaagtaa